The Nonlabens spongiae genome contains a region encoding:
- a CDS encoding PepSY domain-containing protein, translating into MVNRKTARWIRKAHRYLGIFLGIQFLMWTISGMYFSWTDIDEIHGDQFKKEAPVQTSFNDLLGTSQLATKEPVQSLELLEIANEPYYWINEAQLYNAKTGQGKNGITKEEAQQVANRYMLNDLEIAKIQLVHSVGAHHEYRGRPLPVYEISYETPQNLKAYVAVENGAFQTVRHRDWRWFDFLWMTHTMDYQGRDNFNTLLLRAFSLLGLITVLSGFVLCYISSPSIRKLKKKLK; encoded by the coding sequence ATGGTCAACAGAAAAACAGCGAGATGGATTAGAAAGGCGCACCGCTACTTGGGTATCTTTTTAGGTATTCAGTTCTTGATGTGGACGATTAGCGGGATGTATTTCAGCTGGACGGACATTGACGAGATACACGGCGACCAATTTAAGAAAGAAGCACCTGTACAGACCTCATTTAATGATTTGCTCGGCACATCCCAACTCGCTACTAAAGAACCCGTCCAATCTTTGGAACTACTGGAAATAGCAAATGAACCTTACTATTGGATTAATGAAGCACAGCTTTATAATGCGAAAACGGGACAAGGGAAAAATGGAATTACTAAAGAAGAGGCGCAACAAGTTGCAAATAGGTATATGTTGAACGATTTGGAAATAGCAAAAATTCAATTAGTCCATTCTGTAGGAGCACATCACGAATATCGCGGTCGCCCACTTCCAGTCTATGAAATTTCTTATGAGACACCACAAAACTTAAAAGCCTATGTGGCGGTTGAGAATGGCGCTTTTCAAACGGTGAGACATAGGGACTGGCGCTGGTTTGATTTTCTTTGGATGACCCATACAATGGATTATCAGGGAAGGGATAATTTCAACACGTTGCTATTAAGGGCATTTTCACTTTTGGGATTGATAACAGTCTTAAGTGGTTTTGTACTATGTTACATCAGTTCCCCATCAATCAGAAAATTAAAGAAGAAGCTTAAATAG